One genomic segment of Intestinimonas butyriciproducens includes these proteins:
- a CDS encoding recombinase family protein, with protein sequence MEATAATLERRVRVIPATRKPEELHRDHDGKMRVAAYCRVSTDSEEQLNSYEAQKTYYTQKIQDSPDWEMAGIYADEGISGTSLKKRTQFNKMITACKRGHIDLIITKSLSRFARNTVDCLDTVRLLKANGIGVYFEKENINTLTESSEFLITLFSGFAQAESESLSKNVAWGKQKSAEAGKVTFQYKKMLGYRKGADGQPEIVPEEAEIIRRIYHRYLDGCTLGQIKRELDEDGVPTAQGVERWSPSMIHNILTNEKYIGDALLQKTYVTDCITKKVKKNRGERTMYYVENSHPAIVSKDLFNQVQQEMTRRSSKRKVLQKSGKTELGKYSGKYALTELLVCGECGSPYKRVTWARNGKKRIVWRCVSRLEFGTKYCQHSPTLDEGRLHSAILAAMNEYAAIRQEVCPDVLAMAEEAKQALSQAGAQLLQLKKRMDEVSREQSDVLDRLLVNMADTELNARMKALTDEKESLKAQIADAQQAEVDLEEQATRRRQMWDSIMECAAGYTEFDNELVRQVIQKITVEDAETIRIHFRDSDEVLEQEL encoded by the coding sequence ATGGAAGCGACAGCAGCTACCTTAGAGCGGCGGGTTCGGGTGATCCCCGCAACCAGAAAACCGGAAGAACTGCACAGAGACCATGACGGAAAAATGCGCGTAGCAGCCTACTGCCGCGTCTCGACGGACAGTGAAGAGCAGCTCAACAGCTATGAGGCGCAAAAGACCTACTACACCCAGAAGATCCAGGACAGCCCGGATTGGGAGATGGCAGGGATCTATGCCGATGAGGGTATCTCAGGCACCAGCCTGAAAAAACGAACGCAGTTCAACAAGATGATCACTGCCTGCAAGCGGGGACACATCGACCTCATCATCACCAAGTCCCTCTCCCGCTTTGCCAGAAACACGGTGGATTGCCTGGATACGGTACGGCTCCTGAAAGCAAACGGCATTGGGGTGTACTTCGAGAAGGAAAACATCAACACCCTCACGGAATCCAGCGAATTTCTCATCACCCTGTTCAGCGGCTTCGCCCAGGCGGAATCCGAGTCTCTCAGCAAGAATGTCGCATGGGGAAAGCAGAAGAGCGCGGAGGCGGGAAAGGTCACCTTCCAGTACAAAAAGATGCTGGGATACCGGAAGGGGGCGGACGGACAGCCGGAGATCGTACCGGAGGAAGCGGAGATCATCCGCCGCATTTACCACAGGTATCTGGACGGCTGCACCCTGGGCCAGATCAAGCGGGAGCTGGACGAGGACGGCGTTCCCACCGCACAGGGTGTAGAGCGTTGGTCTCCCTCCATGATCCACAATATCCTGACCAATGAAAAGTACATTGGAGACGCCCTGCTGCAGAAAACCTATGTGACGGACTGCATCACCAAAAAGGTCAAAAAGAACCGCGGTGAACGCACGATGTACTATGTGGAGAACAGCCACCCGGCTATTGTCTCAAAGGACTTGTTCAATCAGGTGCAGCAGGAGATGACACGCCGGTCCAGCAAACGGAAGGTGCTGCAAAAGAGCGGAAAAACGGAACTTGGGAAATACTCCGGCAAATACGCGCTGACAGAACTGCTGGTGTGCGGCGAGTGCGGCTCCCCCTACAAGCGGGTCACATGGGCCAGAAATGGGAAAAAGCGCATCGTGTGGCGCTGTGTCTCCCGGCTGGAGTTCGGTACAAAATACTGCCAGCACTCCCCGACACTGGATGAAGGCAGGCTGCACAGCGCCATCCTCGCGGCCATGAACGAGTACGCCGCCATCCGGCAGGAGGTCTGCCCCGATGTGCTGGCCATGGCGGAGGAAGCAAAACAGGCGTTATCTCAGGCTGGCGCGCAGCTGCTGCAGCTGAAGAAGCGCATGGATGAGGTGAGCCGGGAGCAAAGCGATGTGCTGGATCGGCTGCTCGTCAACATGGCCGATACCGAGCTGAATGCCAGAATGAAAGCGCTGACGGATGAGAAGGAATCCCTCAAGGCACAGATCGCGGACGCGCAGCAGGCAGAAGTCGATCTGGAGGAACAGGCTACCAGACGCCGGCAGATGTGGGACAGCATCATGGAATGCGCCGCAGGCTATACAGAATTTGACAATGAGCTCGTCCGGCAGGTCATCCAAAAGATCACGGTGGAGGACGCGGAAACCATCCGCATCCACTTCAGAGACTCAGACGAAGTGCTGGAACAGGAATTATAA
- a CDS encoding metallophosphoesterase family protein, producing the protein MAIFLTGDTHGDFSRLRPEVFREQERLTKEDYVIICGDFGGIWDGSDTEQQWLDWLADRPFTTLFVDGNHENYDFLRNYPTCEWHGGQVQTIRPGVLHLMRGQLYEICGKRIFTMGGASSHDIRDGILEPDNPDYERKLRQLNAAGALFRVNHRSWWKEELPSVDEYETARKTLNQARWDVDYIITHCCPSSVQDTFSRGFYQRDALTDFFDEIQERCRFQYWFFGHYHENMVVERRFVVLYEQMLRLK; encoded by the coding sequence ATGGCAATTTTTCTCACAGGCGATACGCACGGCGACTTCAGCCGCCTCCGCCCGGAGGTCTTCCGGGAACAGGAACGCTTGACCAAAGAGGATTATGTAATCATCTGCGGGGACTTTGGCGGTATCTGGGATGGCAGCGACACTGAACAACAATGGCTGGACTGGCTGGCGGACAGGCCCTTTACCACCCTGTTTGTGGACGGTAATCACGAAAACTATGACTTCCTGCGGAACTACCCGACGTGCGAATGGCACGGCGGACAGGTGCAGACGATCCGTCCCGGTGTCCTGCATCTGATGCGGGGGCAGCTCTATGAGATCTGCGGAAAGCGCATCTTTACCATGGGCGGCGCCAGCAGCCACGATATCCGGGACGGCATTCTGGAACCGGATAATCCGGACTATGAGCGAAAGCTGCGGCAGCTCAACGCCGCAGGCGCGCTGTTCCGCGTCAACCACAGGTCGTGGTGGAAAGAGGAACTGCCCAGCGTGGATGAATACGAAACTGCAAGGAAAACTCTGAATCAGGCAAGGTGGGATGTAGATTACATCATTACCCATTGCTGCCCCAGCAGTGTCCAGGACACCTTCAGTAGAGGATTCTACCAGCGAGATGCGCTGACAGACTTCTTCGATGAGATTCAGGAACGCTGCAGATTCCAGTACTGGTTCTTCGGGCATTACCATGAGAACATGGTGGTGGAGAGACGATTCGTTGTGCTGTATGAGCAAATGCTGCGGCTAAAATAA
- a CDS encoding AbrB/MazE/SpoVT family DNA-binding domain-containing protein gives MKQSGIARKLDKLGRIVVPIEARRVLGWEDTTPIEISLFGHYILLHKYEDSSAASIELKQGGPILSELYEALNNLSDKDALMVLELLRRFTTPKNNN, from the coding sequence ATGAAACAAAGCGGAATAGCTAGAAAATTGGATAAGCTTGGGCGAATTGTTGTACCTATTGAAGCTCGTAGAGTATTAGGGTGGGAAGATACTACACCTATTGAAATTAGTCTCTTTGGACATTACATTCTTTTGCATAAGTATGAAGATAGTAGTGCTGCATCCATTGAATTAAAACAAGGTGGACCTATATTAAGCGAATTATACGAAGCACTAAACAACCTTTCAGACAAAGACGCACTGATGGTATTAGAACTTTTGAGGCGATTCACGACGCCAAAAAACAATAATTAA
- a CDS encoding helix-turn-helix domain-containing protein translates to MMDTKIKQDQICIGKNIREIRISKGMGQTELVRKIQLRGITMTRETLVKIERGVQHIYATQLKAIKELLDTSFDELLK, encoded by the coding sequence ATGATGGATACAAAGATAAAGCAGGATCAAATCTGTATTGGGAAAAATATTAGGGAAATAAGAATATCTAAGGGAATGGGACAAACGGAACTCGTTCGAAAAATCCAACTCAGGGGTATTACAATGACACGAGAAACCCTTGTAAAGATTGAACGTGGAGTCCAACACATTTACGCTACTCAATTAAAAGCAATTAAAGAATTATTGGATACATCGTTTGATGAACTGCTAAAATAG
- the udp gene encoding uridine phosphorylase, giving the protein MQKHELQFHIKCKEGDVGRYCILPGDPGRCEKIAAYFDDPVKVQSNREYTTYTGTLLGEKVSVCSTGIGGPSAVIAMEELAAIGADTFIRVGTCGGIALQVQSDDVVIATGAVRHEGASREYAPIEFPAVSDYHVQEALVAAAKALGKPWHAGVVQCKDSFYGQHDPGRMPVSYELQNKWEAWKRLGVLASEMESAALFCCASALGVRCGSCFHVIWNQEREAAGLDQKESHDLAAAIEVGVEALKRLIQEDRAASR; this is encoded by the coding sequence ATGCAGAAGCATGAATTGCAATTCCATATCAAATGTAAAGAGGGCGATGTAGGGCGGTACTGCATCCTCCCCGGCGATCCGGGCCGGTGCGAGAAGATTGCCGCCTACTTTGACGATCCCGTGAAGGTGCAGTCCAATCGGGAATACACCACCTATACAGGGACGCTGCTTGGGGAAAAGGTTTCGGTCTGCTCCACCGGGATCGGCGGGCCCTCCGCCGTCATCGCCATGGAGGAGCTTGCCGCCATAGGGGCGGATACCTTTATTCGGGTGGGGACCTGCGGCGGTATCGCATTGCAGGTCCAGAGCGACGATGTGGTGATCGCCACCGGAGCGGTCCGCCATGAGGGGGCCAGCCGGGAATATGCTCCCATCGAATTTCCGGCGGTGTCGGATTACCATGTACAGGAGGCGCTTGTGGCTGCGGCAAAGGCGCTGGGAAAGCCGTGGCACGCAGGTGTCGTCCAATGCAAGGACTCTTTTTACGGACAGCATGACCCGGGGCGGATGCCGGTGAGCTATGAGCTCCAGAACAAGTGGGAGGCATGGAAACGTCTGGGGGTCCTGGCCTCCGAAATGGAATCTGCCGCGCTCTTCTGCTGCGCCAGCGCTCTGGGGGTCCGATGCGGCTCTTGCTTCCATGTCATTTGGAACCAGGAGCGGGAGGCGGCAGGGCTGGACCAGAAGGAGAGCCATGACCTCGCCGCTGCCATCGAGGTGGGGGTGGAGGCCCTGAAGCGGTTGATCCAGGAGGACCGTGCGGCCAGCCGCTGA
- a CDS encoding DUF1538 domain-containing protein, whose translation MNKKLKEKVMEALSSVVPITAIVLLLSFTMAPMPVASLILFLVGALLLIVGVGFFSLGVDMAMMPIGDGIGEQVARGSKLWAMVPLCFVIGVFVTIAEPDLQVLAHQVPAVPDMVIILTVAAGVGIFLAVALLRSRFGWPLNKLLIGFYALVFLLAFLVPKEFLAVAFDSGGVTTGPITVPFIMAMGAGLTALRSHKDSEADSFGVVALCSIGPILAVMILGLCYNAPDLSYTPFSIPDLETTADVGAYFASGFPTYIKEVALGLLPIVAFFTVFQIVSLHLRQRQLIKIIVGMLYTYVGLVLFLTGVNVGFMPAGHFLGAQIAKLPYHWVLIPIGMVVGYFIVAAEPAVHVLNQQVEDLTGGAVSQKSMGLALSVGMAAALGLAMVRVLTGISILWFLVPGYMLALSLSFQVPKVFTAIAFDSGGVASGPMTATFLLPFAMGACEALGGNVLTDAFGIVAMVAMTPLVAIQVLGLVYQKKSALEAERALLTAVEADEIIIYDDADQETVRLEDA comes from the coding sequence ATGAATAAGAAACTGAAGGAAAAAGTAATGGAAGCCCTCTCCTCGGTCGTACCGATCACAGCCATCGTCCTGCTGCTCAGCTTTACGATGGCGCCTATGCCTGTGGCCTCTCTGATCCTTTTCCTGGTCGGGGCCCTGCTCCTCATTGTGGGAGTAGGTTTTTTTTCTCTGGGCGTGGACATGGCGATGATGCCCATTGGAGATGGGATCGGTGAGCAGGTGGCCAGAGGGAGCAAATTGTGGGCCATGGTGCCGTTGTGTTTTGTCATCGGGGTGTTTGTCACCATTGCGGAGCCGGACCTCCAAGTGCTGGCCCACCAGGTTCCCGCTGTGCCGGACATGGTGATCATCCTTACCGTGGCGGCGGGCGTGGGCATTTTCCTGGCGGTGGCGCTGCTGCGTTCCCGCTTCGGGTGGCCCCTCAACAAGCTGCTAATTGGCTTTTACGCTCTGGTTTTTCTGCTGGCCTTTCTGGTGCCCAAGGAATTTTTGGCCGTGGCTTTTGATTCCGGCGGCGTTACCACGGGGCCGATTACCGTGCCCTTTATTATGGCCATGGGTGCCGGGCTGACCGCCCTGCGCAGCCATAAGGATTCGGAGGCGGACAGCTTCGGCGTGGTGGCGCTGTGCAGCATCGGGCCCATTCTGGCTGTTATGATCCTGGGACTGTGCTACAACGCCCCTGACTTGAGTTATACACCCTTTTCCATCCCGGACCTGGAGACCACCGCCGATGTGGGGGCCTATTTTGCATCTGGGTTCCCTACCTATATTAAGGAGGTGGCCTTGGGGCTGCTGCCCATCGTCGCCTTTTTCACCGTGTTTCAGATCGTTTCTCTCCATCTGCGCCAGCGGCAGCTCATCAAGATCATCGTGGGGATGCTTTATACATATGTGGGATTGGTGCTTTTCCTCACGGGGGTCAACGTGGGCTTCATGCCCGCGGGGCATTTCCTGGGCGCGCAGATCGCCAAGCTGCCCTATCACTGGGTCCTCATCCCCATCGGGATGGTGGTGGGTTACTTTATTGTGGCGGCGGAGCCCGCCGTCCACGTGCTGAACCAGCAGGTGGAGGACCTCACCGGCGGCGCCGTGTCTCAAAAGTCCATGGGGCTGGCCCTCTCCGTGGGTATGGCGGCGGCGCTGGGCCTGGCCATGGTGCGGGTGCTGACAGGGATATCCATCCTCTGGTTCCTGGTCCCCGGATACATGCTGGCCTTGAGCCTCTCCTTTCAGGTGCCCAAGGTCTTTACCGCCATTGCCTTCGACTCCGGCGGCGTGGCCTCCGGCCCCATGACGGCGACCTTTCTGCTGCCCTTCGCCATGGGCGCCTGTGAGGCGCTGGGGGGCAACGTGCTGACCGATGCTTTCGGCATCGTGGCCATGGTAGCCATGACCCCTCTGGTAGCCATCCAGGTCCTGGGTCTGGTCTACCAGAAGAAATCCGCCCTGGAGGCGGAGCGCGCCCTTTTGACCGCGGTGGAAGCGGACGAGATCATCATCTATGACGACGCGGACCAGGAGACAGTCCGCCTGGAGGACGCCTGA
- a CDS encoding tetratricopeptide repeat-containing glycosyltransferase: MATISLCMIVKNEEAVLGRCLDSAAGLVDEIVVVDTGSTDATREIAARYADRVCEFAWIDDFAAARNFAFAQASMEYCMWLDADDVLLMQDREKFLDLKRSLPASVDVVMMKYHTAFDRAGNPTFSYYRERIIRNTGRPMWVGAVHEVIPPFGQVVWSDVAVTHKKEGAGDPDRNLRIFEARRAAGLHPEPRERFYYARELYYHGRYEEAERELRTFMDEGGGWVENEIEACRFLAYCAYQMGKQDEALQALLESFRFDDPRAETCCDLGKHFLDRGEYRRAAFWYELALTREREDRSGAFVQPDCYGYLPCIQLCVCYDRLGRRELAEAYNLRAGQYKPEDPAYQHNLIYFAEHSG; encoded by the coding sequence ATGGCTACGATCAGCCTGTGTATGATCGTCAAAAACGAAGAGGCGGTACTGGGGCGATGCCTAGACAGCGCTGCGGGGCTGGTAGACGAGATTGTGGTGGTGGATACGGGGAGCACCGACGCCACCCGTGAGATCGCGGCGCGATATGCGGACCGGGTATGCGAGTTTGCCTGGATAGACGACTTCGCGGCGGCGCGGAACTTTGCTTTCGCCCAGGCGAGTATGGAATACTGCATGTGGCTGGATGCCGACGATGTACTGCTGATGCAGGACCGGGAAAAGTTTCTGGACCTGAAGCGCTCTCTCCCGGCCTCTGTGGACGTGGTCATGATGAAGTATCACACCGCTTTCGACAGGGCCGGGAATCCTACGTTTTCCTATTATCGGGAGCGCATCATCCGAAATACGGGACGGCCCATGTGGGTGGGAGCGGTCCATGAAGTGATTCCGCCCTTTGGCCAGGTGGTCTGGTCCGATGTAGCGGTGACCCACAAAAAGGAGGGCGCCGGTGACCCGGACCGGAATCTGCGCATCTTTGAGGCGCGACGGGCCGCAGGGCTCCATCCGGAGCCGAGAGAGCGGTTTTACTATGCCCGGGAGCTCTACTACCATGGCCGGTATGAGGAGGCGGAACGGGAGCTTCGCACCTTCATGGACGAGGGCGGAGGCTGGGTAGAGAATGAGATCGAGGCCTGCCGGTTCCTGGCCTACTGCGCATATCAGATGGGAAAACAGGATGAGGCGCTCCAGGCTCTGCTGGAGAGCTTCCGCTTCGATGATCCCCGGGCGGAGACCTGCTGTGACCTGGGGAAACACTTCCTCGACCGGGGAGAATACCGCCGCGCGGCGTTCTGGTATGAGCTGGCCCTTACCAGGGAACGGGAAGACAGGAGCGGGGCCTTCGTCCAGCCGGACTGCTACGGCTATCTGCCCTGTATTCAACTGTGTGTCTGCTACGACCGTCTGGGCCGGCGGGAGTTGGCCGAGGCGTATAACCTGCGGGCTGGACAGTACAAGCCGGAGGACCCCGCTTACCAGCACAATCTGATTTATTTCGCGGAGCATTCGGGGTAG
- a CDS encoding MarR family winged helix-turn-helix transcriptional regulator, translating to MSESTYLGRNISIAYRLSNRFYDRVLSPYQIGCGQQFFLLRIYENQGISMYDLARMGRFDKGTVTRAVQKLEEQGYVRCVPDERDKRVRRLYTTDMVEPIAKAVNEARKQWNEYLTRGMTPEEAEMARTLLYRIAENAMSAVEREERET from the coding sequence ATGAGCGAGTCCACATATTTGGGGCGAAATATTTCCATCGCCTATCGTCTGAGCAACCGGTTTTATGACCGGGTGCTCTCGCCCTATCAAATCGGCTGCGGACAACAGTTCTTCCTCCTGAGAATCTATGAGAACCAGGGGATCAGTATGTACGACCTGGCCCGGATGGGGCGGTTCGACAAAGGGACAGTCACACGGGCCGTTCAGAAGCTGGAAGAACAGGGATATGTACGCTGTGTACCGGATGAACGGGACAAACGAGTGCGGCGGCTGTATACCACCGATATGGTGGAGCCCATCGCCAAGGCGGTGAATGAGGCGAGAAAACAGTGGAACGAGTACCTGACCCGCGGCATGACGCCGGAAGAGGCCGAAATGGCGCGGACGCTGCTGTACCGGATCGCAGAAAACGCCATGTCCGCTGTGGAGCGGGAGGAACGGGAGACTTAA
- a CDS encoding FeoB-associated Cys-rich membrane protein: MATYIVGGILLVVVALIVYHQWKSRKKGGCSACGGGCDHCSGGCH; this comes from the coding sequence ATGGCAACTTACATCGTCGGCGGCATTCTGCTGGTCGTGGTGGCGCTCATTGTCTACCATCAGTGGAAGAGCCGGAAAAAAGGCGGCTGCTCCGCCTGCGGCGGCGGCTGCGATCACTGCAGCGGCGGCTGTCACTGA
- the feoB gene encoding ferrous iron transport protein B, translated as MSITIALAGNPNCGKTTMFNALTGSNQFVGNWPGVTVEKKEGRLKGHKDISIMDLPGIYSLSPYTLEEVVARNYLLHESPDVILNLVDASNIERNLYLTTQLLELGLPVVIALNMMDVVKKNGDKIDTAKLSASLGCPVVETSAVRGEGCIAAAEKAAELARSGKNAVPQHTFCQSVETALSTIGDLVKDVVPQESARWFAIKLFERDEKVMEGFTLSADVKDRLESAIRVCEETMDDDSEGIITGERYEYISKLVGHCVRKGKTGLSTSDKIDRIVTNRWLALPIFAVVMTLVYYISVSTIGDIVTGFTNDTFFGEWISPAVENFLVGIGCADWLTGLIVEGIVGGVGAVIGFVPQMLVLFLMLCILEDCGYMARVAFIMDRIFRRFGLSGKSFIPMLIGSGCGVPGIMASRTIEQDRDRKMTIMTTTFIPCGAKMPIVALIAGAFFGGEWWVAPSAYFIGVAAIVVSGILLKKTKRFAGEPAPFVMELPPYHAPKAVNILRGTWERGWSFIKRAGTVIVLASIFVWFTSSFGFVDGHFTILTEDALAAINPTLLDDTTDFMDLSILATIGSAIAIIFQPLGFGNWQASVATFLGLVAKEEVVGCFGTLFGVAGDALELVDAGEFEALTPIAAAFGGSSLAAYSFLVFNLLCAPCFAAIGAIKREMNNAGWTLFAIAYQCVFAYACSLMVFQFGSLFLGGGFTVGTVAAIIVLVAMLYLLFRKGYQGEGSKLRAVDAVHA; from the coding sequence ATGTCCATAACCATTGCCCTTGCGGGCAACCCGAACTGTGGCAAGACCACCATGTTCAACGCCCTCACCGGGTCCAATCAGTTTGTCGGAAACTGGCCCGGCGTCACAGTGGAAAAAAAGGAAGGCCGTTTGAAGGGACACAAGGATATCTCCATCATGGATCTTCCCGGTATCTACTCCCTGTCCCCCTACACCCTGGAAGAGGTCGTGGCCCGAAACTATCTGCTGCATGAAAGTCCCGATGTCATCCTGAACCTGGTGGACGCCTCCAACATCGAGCGGAACCTGTACCTCACCACACAGCTTCTGGAGCTGGGGCTTCCGGTCGTGATCGCCCTCAACATGATGGATGTGGTGAAGAAAAACGGCGACAAGATCGATACCGCCAAGCTCTCGGCCTCCTTGGGCTGCCCGGTGGTGGAGACCTCCGCCGTGAGGGGTGAAGGCTGTATCGCCGCGGCCGAAAAGGCTGCGGAGCTGGCTCGTTCCGGAAAGAACGCCGTTCCCCAGCATACCTTCTGCCAGAGCGTGGAGACCGCCCTCTCCACCATTGGGGATCTGGTAAAGGACGTGGTTCCTCAAGAGTCCGCCCGGTGGTTCGCCATCAAGCTCTTTGAACGGGACGAAAAGGTGATGGAGGGCTTTACCCTCTCCGCAGATGTAAAGGATCGTCTGGAATCCGCCATCCGCGTCTGTGAAGAGACAATGGACGACGACAGTGAAGGCATTATCACCGGTGAGCGCTATGAGTACATCTCTAAGTTGGTGGGCCACTGCGTCCGGAAGGGCAAGACAGGGCTTTCCACCTCGGATAAGATCGACCGCATCGTCACCAACCGCTGGCTGGCGCTTCCCATCTTTGCCGTGGTCATGACGCTGGTTTATTACATCTCTGTCTCCACCATCGGCGACATCGTCACCGGCTTTACCAACGACACCTTCTTCGGCGAGTGGATCTCCCCTGCCGTCGAAAATTTCCTGGTCGGCATCGGCTGCGCTGACTGGCTCACCGGCCTCATTGTAGAAGGCATCGTGGGCGGCGTGGGTGCTGTCATCGGCTTCGTGCCCCAGATGTTGGTTCTCTTCCTCATGCTGTGCATCCTGGAGGACTGCGGCTACATGGCCCGCGTTGCTTTCATCATGGACCGCATCTTCCGCCGTTTCGGCCTCTCCGGCAAGAGCTTCATCCCCATGCTCATCGGCTCCGGCTGCGGCGTCCCTGGCATTATGGCCTCCCGCACCATCGAGCAGGACCGCGACCGCAAGATGACCATTATGACCACCACCTTTATTCCCTGCGGCGCCAAGATGCCCATTGTGGCGCTGATCGCCGGCGCCTTCTTCGGCGGCGAGTGGTGGGTGGCCCCCTCCGCATACTTCATTGGCGTGGCCGCCATCGTGGTCTCCGGTATTCTGCTGAAAAAGACCAAGCGATTTGCCGGTGAGCCCGCCCCCTTCGTCATGGAGCTGCCCCCCTATCATGCCCCCAAAGCCGTCAATATCCTCCGCGGCACCTGGGAGAGGGGCTGGTCCTTCATCAAGCGCGCCGGCACCGTCATTGTCCTGGCCTCTATCTTTGTCTGGTTCACCTCCAGCTTCGGCTTTGTGGACGGCCATTTCACCATTCTTACAGAAGATGCTCTGGCCGCCATCAACCCCACACTTCTGGACGACACCACCGATTTTATGGATCTGTCCATCCTGGCCACCATTGGCTCCGCCATCGCCATTATCTTCCAGCCCCTGGGCTTCGGCAACTGGCAGGCCAGCGTGGCGACTTTCCTGGGCCTGGTGGCCAAGGAAGAGGTTGTTGGCTGCTTCGGTACACTGTTCGGCGTGGCCGGAGACGCGCTGGAGCTGGTGGATGCCGGTGAATTCGAGGCGCTTACCCCCATCGCAGCGGCTTTTGGCGGGTCTTCTCTGGCCGCTTACTCCTTCCTGGTCTTCAATCTGCTCTGCGCTCCCTGTTTCGCCGCCATCGGCGCCATCAAGCGGGAGATGAACAACGCCGGCTGGACGCTCTTCGCCATTGCCTATCAGTGCGTCTTTGCCTATGCCTGCTCCCTCATGGTCTTCCAGTTTGGCAGCCTCTTCCTTGGCGGAGGGTTCACCGTCGGTACCGTGGCCGCCATCATCGTTCTGGTCGCCATGCTCTATCTCCTGTTCCGCAAAGGATATCAGGGCGAGGGCTCCAAACTCCGTGCCGTGGACGCTGTCCACGCGTAA
- a CDS encoding FeoA family protein: MSTLRNAKIGQTVTVTRLNGEGALRRRIMDMGITKGTPIYVRKVAPLGDPVEVTVRGYELSIRKGDAESIEVQ, encoded by the coding sequence ATGAGCACACTGCGAAATGCAAAGATCGGACAAACCGTCACAGTCACCCGCCTGAACGGCGAGGGGGCTCTGCGCCGCCGCATCATGGATATGGGGATCACCAAAGGCACCCCCATTTACGTCCGTAAGGTCGCTCCCCTGGGGGATCCCGTGGAGGTCACGGTCCGCGGCTACGAGCTCTCCATCCGTAAGGGTGACGCCGAGAGCATCGAGGTCCAGTGA
- a CDS encoding FeoA family protein yields MPLTMAPSGTVTTVKKIHGKDETRRFLESLGFVEGGKVTVVSEMGGNLIVNIKDARIALSKSMAGRIMV; encoded by the coding sequence ATGCCGTTGACTATGGCGCCTTCCGGGACTGTAACCACGGTAAAAAAAATCCACGGGAAGGACGAAACCCGCCGCTTCTTGGAAAGCCTGGGTTTTGTAGAGGGCGGAAAGGTCACCGTCGTGTCCGAAATGGGCGGGAACCTTATCGTCAACATCAAGGACGCCCGCATCGCCCTGAGCAAGAGCATGGCCGGTCGCATTATGGTCTGA
- a CDS encoding metal-dependent transcriptional regulator, whose amino-acid sequence MKVQESAEDYLESILILKEKKGLVRSIDVVHHMGYSKPSVSRAMSLLRENGYVEMDKDGFLTLTEAGMTIASRIYERHRLLTRWLSELGVSPEVAAEDACRIEHDISEETFLRLKEHIAKNEGKGGGA is encoded by the coding sequence GTGAAGGTTCAGGAATCCGCCGAGGACTATCTGGAGTCTATCTTGATCTTGAAGGAGAAAAAAGGCTTGGTGCGCTCCATCGATGTGGTGCATCATATGGGATATTCCAAACCCAGTGTGAGCCGGGCGATGAGCCTGCTGCGTGAAAACGGCTATGTGGAGATGGACAAGGATGGCTTTCTGACCCTGACAGAGGCGGGCATGACCATCGCCTCCCGGATTTATGAGCGCCACAGGCTGCTCACCCGGTGGCTCTCCGAGCTGGGTGTCTCGCCGGAGGTGGCGGCTGAGGACGCCTGCCGGATCGAACATGATATCAGCGAAGAGACGTTTCTGAGGCTGAAGGAACACATCGCAAAAAATGAGGGAAAAGGGGGCGGCGCCTGA